A single window of Mycobacterium sp. ITM-2016-00318 DNA harbors:
- a CDS encoding Rieske (2Fe-2S) protein, giving the protein MQRRPVCAIEDLPPGTMKLVEAGAFGVGVYNIDGSLYAIANYCSHEGAPLCAGYVGGTTEFAPDAPGGVRYVREGQIARCPWHNWEFDITTGANLADPSKRVRTYEVDVAEGQVYLTA; this is encoded by the coding sequence ATGCAGCGCCGTCCGGTGTGTGCGATCGAGGACCTGCCTCCCGGAACGATGAAGCTGGTCGAGGCGGGCGCATTCGGCGTGGGCGTCTACAACATCGACGGCTCGCTGTACGCGATCGCCAATTACTGCTCGCACGAAGGCGCACCGCTGTGCGCCGGTTACGTGGGCGGCACCACGGAGTTCGCGCCGGACGCACCGGGCGGGGTGCGGTACGTGCGCGAAGGGCAGATCGCGCGCTGCCCGTGGCACAACTGGGAGTTCGACATCACTACGGGTGCGAACCTCGCTGACCCGAGCAAGCGGGTCCGCACGTACGAGGTGGATGTGGCCGAGGGGCAGGTGTATCTCACCGCATGA
- a CDS encoding cytochrome P450 codes for MTLSTEPHDQPAPDIETDPYGFFQHMRKTAPVWRGTLMESDLMPEELKNPENWTLFDFESVFTAFREDTVFASEMYNQTIGLVFGPTILGMAGKQHHDHRSLVSKAFKQSTLAAWEPEVIDPICDQLVDEFKHAGEVDLVKAVTFEFPTRVTAALLGLPQEDLEMFRRLSLDLISITQDIEAGLNASVELGTYFQEQVDQRRSAMTKDVIGDLVAAEVDGEKLSDEAIISFLRLLLPAGLETTYRSSGNLLYLLLTHPEQLAAVQRDRDLIPAAIEEGIRFETPLVLVARNTTRDVEMHGMTIPEGASITLCMGSANRDEKRWENPDVFDIHRPRRAHISFAGGIHSCLGMHLARVETTAMLNSLFDRVTDLQLLEDEDAKIVGMPFRSPKHLPVTFRSIA; via the coding sequence GTGACGCTCAGCACGGAACCGCACGACCAGCCAGCCCCCGACATCGAGACCGACCCTTACGGCTTCTTCCAACACATGCGCAAGACAGCGCCGGTTTGGCGCGGGACGCTCATGGAGAGCGACCTGATGCCGGAAGAGCTGAAGAATCCGGAAAACTGGACGCTGTTCGACTTCGAGAGTGTCTTCACTGCCTTCCGCGAGGACACAGTGTTCGCCTCGGAGATGTACAACCAGACAATCGGACTGGTCTTTGGGCCGACGATTCTCGGCATGGCGGGCAAGCAGCATCACGACCACCGCAGCCTGGTGAGCAAGGCGTTCAAGCAGAGCACGCTGGCGGCTTGGGAACCCGAGGTGATCGACCCGATCTGCGATCAGCTCGTCGATGAGTTCAAGCACGCGGGGGAAGTCGATCTGGTCAAGGCGGTGACGTTCGAGTTCCCGACCCGCGTGACCGCTGCACTGCTCGGCCTGCCGCAGGAGGATCTGGAGATGTTCCGGCGGCTGTCGCTGGACCTGATTTCGATCACCCAGGACATCGAGGCAGGACTGAACGCGTCGGTCGAGCTGGGCACCTACTTTCAAGAGCAGGTGGACCAGCGCCGCAGCGCGATGACCAAGGATGTCATCGGCGATCTGGTGGCCGCAGAGGTCGACGGCGAGAAACTCAGCGACGAAGCAATCATCTCGTTTCTGCGCCTGCTGCTGCCGGCCGGATTGGAGACCACCTACCGATCGTCGGGGAATCTGCTCTACTTGCTCCTCACCCACCCTGAACAGCTCGCGGCGGTGCAGCGAGACCGCGACCTCATTCCCGCAGCGATCGAGGAGGGGATCCGCTTCGAGACGCCGCTGGTCCTGGTGGCGCGCAACACGACTCGCGATGTCGAGATGCACGGTATGACGATCCCAGAGGGCGCGTCGATCACGCTCTGTATGGGTTCGGCCAACCGCGACGAAAAGCGTTGGGAGAATCCGGATGTGTTCGACATCCACCGACCGCGCCGCGCGCACATCTCGTTCGCGGGCGGCATCCACAGCTGCCTCGGCATGCACCTGGCCAGGGTGGAGACGACGGCGATGCTCAACAGCCTCTTTGATCGAGTGACCGATCTGCAGCTCCTCGAGGACGAGGACGCCAAGATCGTCGGTATGCCCTTTCGCTCGCCGAAGCACTTGCCGGTGACCTTCCGGTCCATCGCATGA
- a CDS encoding NDMA-dependent alcohol dehydrogenase, with translation MKTRAAILHDMGQQWSVEEFELDPPKAGEVLVEMAAAGLCHSDEHIRNGDMSVPNEVMESYGLPGMFPMIGGHEGAGVVLDVGEGVTEFGPGDHVVTSFVAVCGTCRWCSSGMEYICDMGAQVMIPGMPTDGTFRHHTADGRNLGHLSKVGAFSKHTVVSTDSIVKIDSHLPLLPMALLSCGIPTGYGSAENRAKVKTGDTVVVIGVGGIGTGALQGARINGAAQIIAVDPVEFKQKSALGFGATHSVSNTEEAAELVRDLTHGVMADSVVVSPSLITGDDVQAALSLTRKGGTCVLTGMTATTTNSIAINLQEFILWNKSLVGTVLGSCNPRVDVARFAKLYEAGLLQLDEMITRRYRLDDINEGYRDQLNGEIIRGVIDFGL, from the coding sequence ATGAAGACTCGCGCGGCCATCCTGCACGACATGGGTCAGCAGTGGTCGGTCGAGGAGTTCGAGCTTGATCCGCCGAAGGCCGGTGAGGTGCTCGTCGAGATGGCCGCCGCCGGGCTGTGCCACTCCGACGAGCACATCCGCAACGGCGACATGTCTGTGCCCAATGAGGTGATGGAGTCCTACGGACTTCCGGGCATGTTCCCGATGATCGGCGGCCACGAAGGCGCAGGCGTGGTGCTCGACGTGGGTGAGGGCGTCACCGAGTTCGGGCCGGGCGATCACGTGGTGACGTCCTTCGTCGCGGTGTGCGGCACGTGTCGGTGGTGCAGCTCGGGTATGGAGTACATCTGCGACATGGGTGCGCAGGTGATGATCCCCGGAATGCCGACCGACGGCACCTTCCGCCATCACACCGCCGACGGCCGCAACCTCGGCCACTTGTCGAAGGTCGGCGCATTCTCGAAACACACTGTGGTGTCCACGGACTCGATCGTCAAGATCGACTCGCATCTGCCGTTGTTGCCGATGGCCCTGTTGTCGTGCGGGATTCCGACCGGCTACGGCTCCGCGGAGAACAGGGCGAAGGTCAAGACGGGCGACACGGTCGTCGTCATCGGCGTCGGCGGCATCGGTACCGGCGCGCTGCAAGGTGCGCGCATCAACGGCGCCGCGCAGATCATCGCCGTCGACCCGGTCGAGTTCAAGCAGAAGTCAGCCCTGGGATTCGGTGCCACACACAGTGTTTCGAATACCGAAGAAGCCGCCGAGCTGGTCCGCGACCTGACGCACGGTGTGATGGCCGACAGCGTCGTGGTGTCACCGTCGTTGATCACCGGAGACGACGTGCAGGCCGCCCTGAGCCTGACACGCAAGGGTGGGACCTGTGTGCTGACCGGCATGACGGCCACCACGACGAACTCCATCGCGATCAACCTGCAGGAGTTCATCCTGTGGAACAAGAGCCTGGTGGGTACGGTGCTCGGCTCGTGCAATCCGCGGGTCGACGTCGCGAGATTCGCCAAGCTCTACGAGGCGGGTCTATTGCAGCTCGACGAGATGATCACCCGGCGCTACCGGCTCGACGACATCAACGAGGGTTACCGCGATCAGCTCAACGGCGAGATCATCCGCGGCGTCATCGATTTCGGGCTGTGA